The genomic interval CGCCGGCAAGCGCAGCGGCCGTAACCGGTTCATTTCCTTCATTTCGCTCATTTCCGTGGCCGGCATCGCCCTCGGCGTGGCCGCGCTGATCGTGGTGCTGTCGGTCATGAACGGCTTCCAGAAGGAAGTCACCGACCGCATGCTGTCGGTGCTGGCCCATGTCGAGATCTACGACCTGCGCGGCGCCATGCCGAACTGGCAGCAAGTCGAGCGTGACGCCCGCCGCAATCCGCAGGTGGCCGCGGCCGCACCCTTTGTCGAGCTCCAGGGCATGCTGCTGCGCGACGGCGTGATGAAGCCGGTGCTGATGCGTGGGGTGCTGCCTTCGGCCGAAGTCACCGTCTCCGACGTCGCGAAGCAGATGCGCCAGGGTAGCCTGGCCAGCCTGCGGCCCGGTTCCATGAATGTTGTGCTGGGCAGTGCGCTGGCGAAGAACCTGGGCGTGCAGCCGGGCGAGCGCATCACGATGCTGCTCGCGAGCGGTTCCGGCAGCGGCGGAGGGACGCAGAACGCGCTGCCGCGTACCCGGACCTTCGTCGTTTCCGGCATCTTCGAGGCCGGCCACTACGAATTCGATTCCGCGCTCGCGTTTGCCCACCTCGACGACGCCGCCATGGCCGCCCAGGTGAATGGCCCGTCCGGCCTGCGCCTGCGCCTGCACGACATGCACCAGGCGCCCCGCGTGGCGGCCGAGCTGCGCCGCAGCATGGGGGGCGAACTGGTGATGCGCGACTGGTCGCAGGTAAACAGCATCTGGTTTGCCGCGGTCGGCTCGCAAAAGCGCATGATGTTCATCATCCTGGCGATGATCATCGCCGTGGCCGCCTTCAACCTCGTGTCGACGCTGGTGATGACAGTAAAGGACAAGCAGGCCGACATCGCCATCCTGCGCACGCTGGGCGCCTCGCCGCGCTCGATCATGAAGATCTTTGTCGTGCAGGGGACGCTGGTGGGCATCCTTGGCGCCGCTCTCGGCGTGGCGATGGGCGTGCTGGTGGCGCTGAACGTCGACGTCATCGTTCCCCTCATCGAACGCGTGCTCGGGGTGCAGTTCCTGTCGAAAGAGATCTACCTGATCAGCGAAATTCCTTCCGATCTGCGCTGGCCCGACGTGCTCGCCATCGGCGGCTTCGCGGTACTGCTGGCCTTCCTGGCGACGCTCTACCCCAGCTGGGCTGCCGCACGCGTCA from Massilia sp. Se16.2.3 carries:
- a CDS encoding lipoprotein-releasing ABC transporter permease subunit encodes the protein MSIIHKLPYEWLVGLRYTRAGKRSGRNRFISFISLISVAGIALGVAALIVVLSVMNGFQKEVTDRMLSVLAHVEIYDLRGAMPNWQQVERDARRNPQVAAAAPFVELQGMLLRDGVMKPVLMRGVLPSAEVTVSDVAKQMRQGSLASLRPGSMNVVLGSALAKNLGVQPGERITMLLASGSGSGGGTQNALPRTRTFVVSGIFEAGHYEFDSALAFAHLDDAAMAAQVNGPSGLRLRLHDMHQAPRVAAELRRSMGGELVMRDWSQVNSIWFAAVGSQKRMMFIILAMIIAVAAFNLVSTLVMTVKDKQADIAILRTLGASPRSIMKIFVVQGTLVGILGAALGVAMGVLVALNVDVIVPLIERVLGVQFLSKEIYLISEIPSDLRWPDVLAIGGFAVLLAFLATLYPSWAAARVKPAEALRYE